The Kangiella marina genome window below encodes:
- a CDS encoding FimV/HubP family polar landmark protein: MFRKLAATVAVSAALISPSSWSLGLGEIDADSGLNQPLKAEIALLSSRNVSEEDLRAKLASYESYSKFGVQREAYHNSLSFKIITKNDGTKAIVVESRDPIKEPFVNFLLELNWAQGRLMREYTLLLDPPVFAKTTPTPPATQAPVSQPRTVTQTPTPTPIERQQPVSEPVETQAQAESQQTEPKAEAKPKPSQPEITEQTRQLASTPTFSGDSWQVERGQTLWSVAKSVRPEGVSVQQTLLAIFHNNPDAFINNDMNRMKAGAVLTVPESGEISDISQSAAVSTIRNAAVTSDAPLDVRKSVEEEDVEDTASSGGRLSIGSVDEGSSQDSGGSTLDDEMNTDVADNDSEVATSLEEGDSSSEFGSDLAENENAADDGFKVEDETLSVLSGAASAADETDQVSADEPAAEIAANTLDATESDDADSSETSVSETDEQASNEQETPPVTKSDSSMENSSKAFYEADNFWLYAGGGLAILLLLGGGLVYRRNMKEVEDDGGLLGMMTAANEAKPKKKRESFIGDEGMKGPKEKTDPVSAADILIARGKLAKAENVLEDALAADPGNQEIRVKLMEVVASQQNIEKFNQLKAELPEDFDHDSSLGLKVASLSSLIEPNESELDVSENSNDFSLPSEDDVFGDGGDDGDTDLDLSEEIETAKDNSVDTVTSSDDDALDFDLGDFDKQVEDSAKAEESGASDNSIDFTDDEELVTREDELSTNDSEDSAQTDTGGPGLSADDATTKFDLAKAYMELGDDDAAKDILEEIKSEGNSEQRQEADKLLSEM, from the coding sequence ATGTTTCGTAAATTGGCTGCAACAGTTGCTGTATCAGCTGCACTAATCAGTCCATCTTCTTGGTCGCTTGGCCTAGGAGAGATTGATGCGGATTCTGGATTAAATCAACCGCTTAAAGCAGAAATAGCGCTGTTATCTTCACGCAATGTGAGTGAGGAAGACCTTCGTGCCAAGCTTGCCTCTTACGAGTCGTATAGTAAATTTGGTGTACAAAGAGAGGCCTACCATAACTCTTTGAGCTTTAAGATTATCACCAAAAACGATGGGACTAAGGCCATTGTCGTTGAAAGTCGCGACCCTATCAAAGAACCATTCGTAAACTTTTTATTAGAGCTAAACTGGGCGCAAGGGCGCTTGATGCGTGAATATACGCTTTTGTTAGACCCTCCAGTTTTTGCCAAAACAACGCCAACCCCTCCGGCTACTCAGGCACCCGTTTCCCAACCGAGAACCGTTACTCAGACGCCAACACCAACACCGATAGAGCGTCAGCAACCCGTTTCTGAGCCTGTAGAGACACAAGCTCAGGCGGAATCACAGCAAACGGAGCCTAAAGCAGAGGCAAAGCCGAAGCCTTCTCAGCCAGAAATTACAGAACAAACTCGACAGTTAGCATCAACCCCAACCTTCAGCGGAGACAGCTGGCAGGTTGAACGTGGGCAAACACTATGGAGTGTTGCTAAATCGGTACGCCCAGAAGGTGTTTCTGTTCAACAGACGCTGTTGGCGATATTCCATAACAATCCTGATGCGTTTATCAATAATGACATGAACCGCATGAAAGCTGGTGCGGTACTAACCGTTCCTGAAAGCGGTGAAATTAGTGATATTTCACAATCAGCCGCGGTTAGCACGATTCGCAATGCGGCGGTGACGAGCGATGCGCCACTTGATGTGCGAAAAAGCGTTGAAGAAGAGGATGTTGAAGACACAGCGTCTTCAGGTGGTCGATTAAGCATTGGTAGTGTTGATGAGGGCTCATCACAGGACTCAGGCGGTAGTACGCTTGACGATGAAATGAATACCGATGTTGCTGATAATGACAGCGAAGTTGCAACGAGTCTTGAAGAGGGTGACTCGAGTTCTGAGTTTGGCAGTGATCTTGCCGAGAATGAAAATGCTGCTGACGATGGCTTTAAGGTAGAAGATGAAACCTTATCAGTGTTATCGGGAGCTGCTAGTGCTGCTGATGAAACGGATCAGGTATCAGCGGATGAACCTGCGGCAGAAATTGCAGCAAATACTTTGGATGCGACAGAAAGTGATGATGCTGATAGCTCTGAAACAAGCGTTTCTGAGACTGATGAGCAGGCAAGCAATGAACAAGAAACGCCGCCAGTTACTAAGTCAGATAGCTCAATGGAAAACTCCAGTAAAGCGTTCTACGAGGCTGATAACTTTTGGCTTTATGCCGGTGGTGGCCTAGCTATCTTATTATTGCTTGGTGGTGGCTTAGTTTATCGCCGCAATATGAAAGAAGTTGAAGATGACGGTGGTTTACTTGGAATGATGACTGCGGCTAATGAAGCGAAGCCAAAGAAGAAGCGTGAGTCATTTATTGGTGATGAGGGTATGAAGGGCCCTAAGGAAAAAACTGATCCCGTCAGTGCGGCGGATATTCTCATCGCTCGCGGTAAGTTAGCCAAAGCTGAGAATGTATTAGAAGATGCGTTAGCGGCTGATCCTGGCAATCAAGAAATTCGTGTGAAGTTGATGGAAGTTGTTGCAAGCCAACAAAATATTGAAAAGTTCAATCAGCTAAAAGCTGAGTTACCAGAAGACTTTGACCACGACTCATCATTAGGTTTGAAAGTCGCGAGTTTATCCAGCTTAATTGAGCCTAACGAATCTGAGCTCGATGTCAGTGAAAACTCCAATGACTTTAGTTTACCTAGTGAAGACGATGTTTTCGGTGATGGTGGTGACGACGGTGACACTGACTTAGATTTAAGTGAAGAGATTGAAACTGCTAAGGATAACTCTGTCGACACTGTCACTTCTTCCGACGACGATGCTTTGGATTTTGATCTTGGTGACTTTGATAAGCAAGTGGAGGATTCGGCGAAGGCTGAAGAAAGTGGAGCTTCTGATAACTCCATTGATTTTACGGACGATGAAGAGTTAGTCACTCGTGAAGATGAGCTAAGTACAAATGACAGTGAGGACTCTGCTCAAACCGATACAGGTGGTCCAGGTCTAAGTGCTGATGATGCAACAACGAAGTTCGACCTGGCTAAAGCCTATATGGAACTTGGCGATGATGATGCAGCAAAAGACATCTTGGAAGAAATTAAATCCGAGGGTAATAGCGAGCAGCGTCAAGAAGCAGACAAGCTCTTGTCAGAAATGTAG
- a CDS encoding aspartate-semialdehyde dehydrogenase codes for MEKANIAIVGATGAVGVTIREILEERKFPVDKIYLLASERSAGERLMFNGKAVMVQNLADFDFSQADVALFSAGGSISREYAPKAVEAGCIVVDNTSEFRYDEDIPLVVTEVNPERIADYKNRGIIANPNCSTMQLMVALKPIQDAVGIEHINVCTYQAVSGSGQKAVEELAKQTAELLNARDATATVYDKQIAFNVLPNIDAIQENGYTKEEMKMVWETQKIFEDDNISVSPTAVRVPVFFGHSEAVHLKMRGPLAAIQAKELLEKAEGVTVVDDMSQLDYATPVTHASGKDDVFVSRIRQDVGIENGLAMWIVSDNVRKGAALNTVQIAEILVKNHL; via the coding sequence TTGGAAAAGGCAAATATTGCTATCGTCGGCGCCACCGGTGCGGTTGGCGTTACGATTCGTGAGATTTTAGAGGAACGAAAGTTCCCTGTAGATAAGATTTACTTGTTAGCCAGCGAGCGTTCAGCGGGCGAGCGTCTGATGTTTAACGGCAAAGCGGTCATGGTTCAAAACCTCGCTGACTTTGACTTTTCACAAGCCGATGTCGCTTTATTTTCAGCGGGTGGCTCTATTTCACGCGAGTACGCACCTAAAGCCGTCGAGGCGGGCTGTATCGTTGTTGATAACACCTCTGAGTTTCGCTATGACGAGGATATTCCTTTGGTCGTGACAGAGGTCAACCCTGAACGAATCGCTGATTATAAAAACCGCGGTATTATCGCTAACCCCAACTGCTCAACCATGCAGTTGATGGTGGCTTTGAAGCCGATCCAAGATGCTGTGGGTATTGAGCATATTAATGTGTGTACTTATCAGGCAGTGTCTGGCTCTGGCCAAAAAGCGGTTGAAGAGCTGGCAAAGCAAACCGCTGAACTACTTAATGCTCGTGATGCTACGGCAACAGTCTACGATAAGCAGATTGCTTTTAATGTGTTGCCGAATATTGATGCGATACAGGAAAACGGTTACACCAAAGAAGAAATGAAGATGGTCTGGGAAACCCAGAAAATCTTTGAAGACGATAATATTTCTGTCAGCCCTACAGCAGTAAGAGTTCCCGTCTTTTTTGGACACTCTGAAGCCGTACACCTCAAAATGCGTGGTCCTTTAGCCGCTATTCAGGCGAAAGAGTTACTGGAAAAGGCCGAAGGCGTAACTGTTGTGGACGATATGTCCCAGTTGGATTACGCCACTCCAGTTACACATGCTAGCGGTAAGGATGATGTTTTTGTTAGTCGAATTCGCCAAGATGTGGGTATCGAAAATGGCCTAGCAATGTGGATTGTTTCAGATAATGTTCGCAAAGGGGCGGCATTAAATACGGTCCAAATTGCAGAGATACTTGTAAAAAATCATTTATAG
- the pepN gene encoding aminopeptidase N, giving the protein MSDSSSHQDSASQEQAPQQEVQIHYRSDYRPYPYDIERVHLAFDLAPNATVVDTTLTIQRKTDADDEEPLRLDGVDLELMSIAIDGRVLDESEYRLIEDGLEVLNPPQSFELSTKVKISPDTNTSLEGLYLSSGKYCTQCEAEGFRKITFYPDRPDVMSTFTVRIEADAKEFPHLLSNGNRIEHGDLEGGKHFAVWEDPFKKPSYLFALCAGDYDLLTSSFSTMTGREVRLEIYVDKGKLDQCHHAMESLKKAMKWDEEVFGLEYDLDIYMIVAVGDFNMGAMENKGLNIFNTKYVLASQDTATDTDFIDVEAVIGHEYFHNWTGNRVTCRDWFQLSLKEGLTVFRDQEFTADQTDHGVKRIEDVKVIRSHQFAEDAGPMAHPIRPDSYIEMNNFYTVTVYNKGAEIIRMYQTLLGRDGFKRGLDVYFERHDGEAVTCEDFVRAMEDGNSYDLKQFRRWYSQAGTPEVEIKSQYDGDKRQITFTMKQSCPPTPGQEDKAPFHIPIKIGLLDDLGNDITLKPLALGETDARVEGDIVHLTQAEQSVTFDDVPETITPSILREFSAPVKLKYDYSLKELIFLFAHDSDAFNRWQAGQELFSRIIFGLCAQLEAGEALVFDESLVNATKNLLDDNELDGQFKSLALTIPGVSTLIEQVSSINIDHLIEARNFVKRQLAEALELDLLLHYQTNHHVGDFEQDKESVAKRALAGTCLSYLMTLEKEDVYQLALKQLDNANNMTDASTALQLIVHSHYDDKLKVAEEFYQKWQNEELVVNKWLAIMATDPSDETIDRIESLLDHPSFELKNPNKVRSLIGAFTGANPAQFHRGDGRGYRYLARQIKALYAVNPQVSALLTGAFNRWRKFDSARQVLMREQLEDILKMPELSKDVYEIASKALK; this is encoded by the coding sequence ATGAGCGATAGTAGCAGTCATCAAGACAGCGCTTCTCAAGAGCAGGCGCCACAGCAAGAAGTTCAAATCCATTACCGTAGCGATTACAGGCCGTATCCATACGATATCGAGAGAGTTCACTTGGCGTTTGATTTAGCGCCAAATGCCACGGTTGTGGATACGACGCTAACGATTCAGCGTAAGACTGATGCGGATGATGAAGAGCCATTACGTTTGGATGGTGTGGATTTAGAGCTCATGTCGATTGCAATTGACGGCAGGGTTTTAGATGAGAGCGAGTATCGTTTGATTGAGGATGGACTTGAGGTTCTAAACCCGCCACAGTCGTTTGAGCTCTCAACCAAAGTTAAAATATCACCGGATACCAATACCAGTCTCGAAGGCTTGTATTTATCAAGCGGGAAGTACTGCACCCAGTGTGAAGCTGAGGGCTTCCGCAAGATCACCTTTTATCCTGATCGTCCGGATGTGATGAGTACTTTTACGGTGCGAATTGAAGCCGATGCAAAAGAATTCCCACACTTATTGTCGAACGGGAATCGAATCGAGCATGGTGACCTTGAAGGCGGTAAACATTTTGCCGTATGGGAAGATCCCTTTAAGAAGCCCAGTTATTTATTTGCGTTGTGCGCTGGCGATTATGATTTGTTAACCAGTAGTTTTTCGACTATGACGGGGCGCGAAGTGCGTCTTGAAATCTACGTCGATAAAGGCAAGCTGGATCAGTGTCACCATGCTATGGAGTCGCTGAAAAAAGCGATGAAGTGGGATGAAGAGGTGTTTGGGCTTGAGTACGATCTTGATATTTACATGATCGTGGCGGTGGGCGATTTCAATATGGGCGCTATGGAGAACAAGGGCCTCAACATCTTTAACACCAAGTATGTGTTAGCAAGCCAGGATACGGCGACCGATACCGACTTTATTGATGTGGAAGCAGTTATTGGGCATGAGTATTTTCACAACTGGACGGGGAACCGCGTCACGTGTCGCGATTGGTTCCAGTTAAGCCTGAAAGAAGGGTTAACGGTTTTCCGTGATCAAGAATTTACCGCTGATCAAACGGATCATGGGGTAAAGCGGATCGAAGACGTTAAAGTCATCCGTTCGCATCAGTTCGCTGAGGATGCTGGCCCGATGGCGCATCCGATCCGCCCAGACTCTTACATTGAGATGAATAACTTCTACACGGTAACAGTCTATAATAAAGGTGCGGAAATCATTCGGATGTACCAGACCTTACTAGGGCGCGATGGCTTTAAGCGTGGCTTGGATGTGTATTTTGAGCGTCATGATGGCGAGGCGGTGACTTGTGAAGACTTTGTGCGCGCGATGGAAGACGGCAATAGTTATGATTTAAAGCAGTTTAGACGCTGGTATTCACAGGCGGGTACCCCTGAAGTCGAAATAAAGAGTCAGTATGATGGTGATAAACGTCAAATCACTTTTACCATGAAGCAATCGTGTCCACCAACGCCGGGGCAAGAAGACAAGGCACCGTTTCATATTCCGATTAAAATCGGTCTGCTGGATGATTTGGGTAATGATATAACGCTTAAACCATTGGCGCTCGGCGAGACTGATGCTCGTGTTGAGGGTGATATCGTGCACTTGACGCAAGCTGAGCAGAGCGTGACGTTTGATGATGTTCCAGAAACCATTACACCGTCTATACTTCGTGAGTTTTCGGCTCCGGTTAAGTTGAAATATGATTATTCATTGAAAGAGCTGATATTTTTATTTGCCCATGACTCAGACGCTTTTAATCGTTGGCAAGCAGGACAAGAACTGTTTAGTCGTATTATCTTTGGTCTTTGCGCTCAACTGGAAGCAGGCGAAGCACTTGTTTTTGATGAGTCGCTGGTCAATGCAACCAAAAATTTGCTGGATGACAACGAGCTGGATGGACAGTTTAAGTCGCTAGCGCTGACGATTCCTGGAGTCAGCACCTTGATTGAGCAGGTTAGCAGCATCAATATTGATCATTTAATTGAGGCGCGAAACTTCGTTAAGCGACAGTTGGCGGAAGCCCTTGAGTTGGATTTGTTGCTGCATTACCAAACGAATCACCATGTAGGTGATTTCGAGCAAGATAAGGAGTCAGTGGCGAAAAGGGCATTGGCAGGCACTTGCCTGAGCTACTTAATGACTTTAGAAAAAGAGGATGTTTATCAGTTAGCTCTAAAGCAACTCGATAATGCCAACAACATGACGGACGCGAGCACTGCGCTTCAGCTCATCGTTCACTCTCATTATGACGACAAGCTCAAGGTCGCTGAAGAGTTTTATCAAAAGTGGCAAAATGAAGAGCTGGTGGTCAATAAGTGGCTAGCTATCATGGCGACAGACCCGTCGGACGAAACCATTGACAGGATTGAGTCATTACTGGATCATCCTTCGTTTGAGTTAAAGAATCCGAATAAGGTTCGCTCACTGATTGGCGCCTTTACAGGGGCTAACCCTGCGCAGTTTCACCGAGGAGATGGCCGAGGCTATCGTTATTTAGCGCGTCAAATAAAAGCGCTGTATGCGGTGAACCCACAAGTTTCGGCTCTTTTAACCGGAGCTTTCAACCGCTGGCGCAAGTTTGATAGCGCTAGACAGGTTTTGATGCGTGAGCAATTAGAAGATATTTTGAAAATGCCTGAGCTGTCAAAAGATGTGTATGAAATTGCCAGCAAGGCTTTAAAGTAG
- a CDS encoding putative metal-binding motif-containing protein, with protein MNKVIVSLVSSLMVTGLWLIASMIFLTSPVYADAEDDAKAFCAAYKEKSGYGCQVEKCRCGRSEKELKRWNRKMRFDICACVNKSAYNTYLERVEAERNRNRCNTNADCNDGVFCNGEEVCRTDGRYRVNSSAGNGTCVPGEPPCASGLCFEREKKCKVACEDKDGDGYAAMHCGGDDCDDNNPNRSPGNKEICDSKGIDEDCDARTVGDLDVDGDGFISMKCR; from the coding sequence ATGAATAAAGTAATTGTATCACTAGTTTCTAGTTTAATGGTCACTGGCTTATGGTTAATAGCGTCGATGATATTTCTAACGAGTCCTGTTTATGCCGATGCGGAGGATGATGCAAAAGCATTTTGCGCAGCTTATAAAGAAAAATCTGGATATGGCTGTCAGGTTGAGAAGTGCCGTTGCGGTCGTAGTGAAAAAGAGTTAAAGCGATGGAACCGAAAAATGCGGTTTGATATTTGCGCTTGCGTGAATAAATCTGCATATAACACCTACCTTGAACGAGTAGAAGCTGAGCGTAATCGAAACCGCTGCAACACGAATGCAGATTGTAATGACGGTGTCTTTTGTAATGGTGAAGAAGTTTGCCGTACCGATGGTAGATACCGTGTCAACAGCTCAGCAGGTAACGGAACCTGCGTCCCGGGTGAACCACCTTGCGCCAGCGGCCTATGTTTTGAGCGTGAGAAAAAGTGCAAAGTTGCATGCGAAGACAAAGATGGCGATGGTTATGCCGCTATGCATTGTGGTGGAGACGATTGTGATGACAATAACCCCAATCGCAGCCCAGGAAACAAAGAGATTTGTGACTCAAAAGGCATCGATGAGGACTGCGACGCTAGAACGGTCGGTGACTTAGACGTTGATGGCGATGGGTTTATTTCGATGAAGTGTCGTTAA
- a CDS encoding putative metal-binding motif-containing protein, which produces MNRKLLLVYGLAIAGLLCFSPESAQSAEEIKGQRIQSTNSIKTINPKALKDIKKVGQVKMLSNAEYQKKLKQHNLRVKSNAKGVNVNAQANTRLKSQNKEFDENKYDCDDNQRGVNPGAQEVCDGIDNNCDGDVDMINGRRLNFPFYLDADADLYGDPSKVYYACSVPPGYSARNDDCNDKSVSVNPGKEEIPGNGIDENCDGRD; this is translated from the coding sequence ATGAACAGGAAACTACTATTGGTTTATGGTCTCGCTATCGCAGGACTTTTATGTTTTTCACCAGAGAGTGCCCAGTCAGCGGAGGAAATCAAAGGGCAGCGGATTCAAAGCACTAATTCAATAAAAACGATCAATCCAAAAGCACTAAAAGATATTAAAAAAGTAGGACAGGTAAAAATGCTGTCTAACGCTGAGTATCAGAAAAAGCTTAAGCAGCACAACCTAAGAGTCAAATCAAATGCAAAGGGTGTCAACGTCAATGCCCAGGCGAATACTCGATTGAAAAGCCAAAACAAAGAGTTTGATGAGAACAAATATGATTGTGATGATAATCAAAGGGGAGTGAATCCTGGTGCTCAAGAAGTATGCGACGGAATTGATAATAATTGTGATGGTGATGTTGATATGATCAATGGACGAAGACTCAACTTTCCGTTCTATCTTGATGCTGATGCAGATTTGTACGGTGACCCATCTAAAGTCTATTACGCGTGTTCAGTTCCACCAGGCTACTCTGCTCGAAATGATGACTGCAATGATAAGAGTGTGTCGGTAAACCCGGGGAAGGAAGAAATTCCAGGCAATGGTATCGATGAAAACTGTGACGGTCGGGATTAA
- the pdhA gene encoding pyruvate dehydrogenase (acetyl-transferring) E1 component subunit alpha: protein MTTTTVASFEIKYHQYLDASGKPTKDIPEFAKDMNTMRELYRDMYKLRVFDAKAYALQRTGKMGTYPASLGQEAIGIGYGDAMVKEDVLIPYYRSTGGLLKHGVTMEEILLYWGGDEAGSDYSVAKEDFPICVPIANQIIHASGVAKAIQMRKQKRAVVTEIGEGGTSEGDFYEGVNVAGIWNLGVVFFINNNQWAISVPTDIQTACETYAQKAIAAGVEGIQVDGNDIVAVREVANYAMEKARNGGGPTVIEAITYRLCDHTTADDASRYDDPKVKEEAWKNEPLVRLRKYLEKNKSWSDKDEEKMKEEVAKEVDAAVKAYEAAPKPTPEMMFDNLYAELPELTKPQREAAIKRGAK, encoded by the coding sequence TTGACGACTACAACAGTTGCTTCTTTCGAGATTAAGTATCACCAATATCTTGATGCCAGCGGCAAACCAACAAAAGACATTCCAGAGTTTGCTAAAGACATGAACACTATGCGTGAGCTTTATCGTGACATGTACAAGTTACGTGTATTCGATGCTAAAGCTTATGCATTACAACGTACCGGTAAAATGGGTACCTACCCTGCTTCGCTAGGTCAGGAAGCTATCGGTATCGGTTATGGCGACGCCATGGTCAAAGAAGACGTTTTAATTCCTTACTACCGCTCTACGGGTGGTCTTTTAAAGCATGGCGTGACCATGGAAGAGATCTTGTTGTATTGGGGTGGTGACGAAGCGGGTTCTGACTACTCTGTAGCAAAAGAAGACTTCCCTATTTGTGTTCCAATCGCTAACCAAATTATTCACGCATCTGGTGTGGCTAAAGCGATTCAGATGCGTAAGCAAAAACGTGCTGTGGTCACTGAAATCGGTGAAGGCGGTACCTCTGAAGGCGATTTCTACGAAGGTGTCAACGTTGCCGGTATTTGGAACCTTGGTGTGGTGTTCTTTATCAATAACAACCAATGGGCAATTTCTGTGCCAACGGATATCCAAACGGCTTGTGAAACTTATGCGCAGAAAGCTATTGCAGCTGGTGTTGAAGGTATTCAAGTTGACGGTAACGATATCGTTGCGGTTCGTGAAGTTGCAAATTACGCCATGGAGAAAGCACGTAACGGTGGTGGCCCCACAGTTATTGAAGCGATTACTTATCGTTTATGTGACCACACGACTGCTGACGATGCATCACGTTACGACGACCCAAAGGTTAAAGAAGAAGCTTGGAAAAATGAACCGTTGGTTCGTTTGCGTAAGTATCTTGAGAAAAATAAATCTTGGTCTGACAAAGACGAAGAAAAGATGAAAGAAGAAGTCGCTAAAGAAGTTGATGCTGCGGTGAAAGCTTATGAAGCTGCTCCGAAGCCAACGCCTGAGATGATGTTCGACAATCTTTATGCTGAACTTCCTGAATTAACCAAGCCTCAGCGCGAAGCAGCTATCAAGAGAGGTGCAAAATAA
- a CDS encoding alpha-ketoacid dehydrogenase subunit beta — protein MAAITLIEAVNAAMAYELEHDQDVVLFGEDVGKNGGVFRATDGLQKKYGTERVIDTPLAESMIAGLAVGMAAQGMKPIAEMQFMGFIFPAVDQIFCHAARLRHRTRGRLTQPMVIRAPYGGGIHAPEHHSESTEALFSHIPGLKVVIPSNPSRAYGLMLAAIRDPDPVIFLEPKRVYRIVKHEVEDNGEEYPLEACFVDREGSDITLISWGAMMHETLQAAEKLAAEGIEAEVIDVATVSPIDMDTILESVEKTGRACIIQEAPKSGSIGSEIAAEIAEKGILNLLAPIGRVSGYDTVMPYYRLEKQYMPTVDRILDEVRTIMEYK, from the coding sequence ATGGCGGCGATTACTTTAATTGAAGCTGTAAATGCAGCGATGGCTTATGAGCTTGAGCACGATCAAGACGTTGTATTATTCGGTGAAGACGTGGGTAAAAACGGCGGTGTATTCCGCGCGACCGACGGCTTACAGAAAAAGTACGGCACTGAGCGTGTTATCGATACGCCTCTGGCTGAGTCTATGATTGCGGGCTTGGCTGTCGGTATGGCGGCGCAAGGCATGAAGCCAATTGCAGAAATGCAGTTCATGGGCTTTATCTTCCCTGCGGTTGACCAGATTTTCTGTCACGCAGCACGTTTACGTCACCGTACTCGTGGTCGTTTAACGCAGCCGATGGTGATTCGTGCACCGTATGGTGGTGGTATCCACGCGCCTGAGCACCACTCAGAGTCAACAGAAGCCTTGTTCTCACACATTCCTGGCTTGAAGGTTGTGATTCCTTCAAACCCTTCACGTGCTTACGGCTTAATGCTTGCAGCCATTCGTGATCCAGATCCGGTAATTTTCTTAGAGCCAAAGCGTGTTTACCGTATCGTGAAACACGAGGTTGAAGATAACGGCGAAGAATACCCACTAGAAGCATGTTTCGTTGACCGCGAAGGTAGCGATATCACGCTCATCTCTTGGGGCGCAATGATGCACGAAACACTTCAGGCCGCTGAGAAGCTGGCTGCTGAAGGTATCGAAGCAGAAGTTATCGACGTAGCAACCGTTAGTCCAATCGACATGGACACCATTTTAGAGTCGGTCGAGAAGACGGGTCGCGCTTGTATCATTCAAGAAGCACCAAAATCTGGCTCGATTGGTTCAGAAATTGCTGCAGAAATTGCTGAAAAAGGCATTTTGAACTTATTAGCACCAATTGGTCGAGTTTCAGGCTACGACACTGTTATGCCATACTATCGTTTAGAAAAACAATATATGCCAACCGTCGACCGAATTCTTGACGAAGTGCGTACGATTATGGAGTACAAATGA